In Gammaproteobacteria bacterium, one DNA window encodes the following:
- a CDS encoding SusC/RagA family TonB-linked outer membrane protein, with protein sequence MGSRIVVFQPASAAVALLALLLATAVGAGAQGTGTVTGTVVDGRTLQPMSVVQVDIPTLEIGGLTQANGQFLLLNVPAGTHQLRATRIGFRTATVQIDVTGGQTSQIEINLTAEALALDEVVVTGTAGGTRQRALGNAMARVEAADVAEVAPINTMQDLLQGREAGVGFKRVSGNVGTGSPIRIRGYTSLNVGNNPLIYVDGIRVDNETQAGPSLRDGRQVSKLDDINPEDIERIEVIKGPSAATLYGTEASNGVINIITKRGVEGAPQFDLTIKQGATWLPNARDQVNFAYGKDSAGNIISFNIWDQERDAGRQFFTTGHSQGYALSMRGGTERVRYYLATDWDDQTGIVHYNWNKVFNTRANVSVVPHESLQIDMSTGYVNGTTSFMQQRTSWGVWEQAQWSTPEGVDTRLRGFLRARPESIEEVEATRDNSRFIGSLTLNHTPFDWLTHRAVIGLDQAHEENRRLFPRHPTGAQHDFGGLSLGDVVVERPYTRYITFDYAATGTVNLSDLTLRSSVGAQYYSKQLETVISTGKTFPAPAITSLAGAASTTSTEDFVQNKTMGAYVQQEIGYQDRIFVTGAIRGDDNSAFGADFDAAIYPKLSGTWVLSEEDFFDVGWVNSLRLRTAWGKAGQQPDVFAAVRLYEPAVGPASQAAVTPDEVGNPELGPEVSTEIETGFDAGLFDDRLLAQVTYYQQDIRDALVSLPVAPSRGFPGSQSVNLGHLKNWGWEVNLNGRVFDGGALAVDLGASLSHNRNRVEDVGDLPPTNTLREGFPFPAIFDELAVSAEIDPSTGRLIKSSIMCDSGTGINGWEQGGSPAPCNSRMEVFYGPLQMPWEMGYNLTFTFFNNLRLHALVEHRIGGYATSSDVAGKHIHFQTSLAANERTNPLFLARADENFGSGMVYNGGFARLREISANYRLPQSLVERSGASRASVSLGARNLAMLWVSQPDIWGEPIHDPEARRTSDTNTGSNSNVPPTASFNLTMRVTF encoded by the coding sequence ATGGGCTCTCGTATCGTCGTATTCCAACCCGCAAGCGCAGCCGTCGCGCTCCTTGCGCTCCTGCTGGCCACAGCGGTCGGGGCAGGTGCGCAGGGAACCGGCACCGTCACCGGAACGGTGGTCGACGGCCGCACCCTGCAACCGATGTCCGTCGTCCAGGTGGACATCCCGACCCTGGAGATCGGGGGGCTGACCCAGGCCAACGGTCAGTTCCTGCTCCTCAACGTTCCGGCCGGCACGCATCAGTTGCGGGCGACGCGGATCGGGTTCCGCACCGCCACCGTGCAGATCGACGTGACCGGCGGCCAGACCAGCCAGATCGAGATCAACCTCACGGCGGAAGCGCTCGCGCTCGATGAGGTGGTGGTGACAGGCACGGCGGGCGGCACCCGGCAGCGCGCGCTCGGCAACGCGATGGCCCGCGTGGAGGCCGCCGACGTGGCGGAAGTCGCCCCCATCAACACCATGCAGGACCTCCTGCAGGGACGTGAGGCCGGCGTGGGCTTCAAGCGAGTGTCGGGGAACGTCGGCACCGGGTCGCCCATCCGCATCCGCGGCTACACCAGCCTGAACGTCGGCAACAACCCGCTCATCTACGTAGACGGCATCCGGGTCGACAACGAGACCCAGGCGGGGCCGAGCCTCCGCGACGGCCGCCAGGTGAGCAAGCTCGACGACATCAACCCCGAGGACATCGAGCGCATCGAGGTCATCAAGGGCCCTTCGGCCGCGACCCTTTACGGCACCGAGGCCTCCAACGGCGTCATCAACATCATCACCAAGCGCGGCGTCGAGGGCGCGCCCCAGTTCGACCTGACCATCAAGCAGGGCGCCACCTGGCTCCCCAACGCACGCGACCAGGTCAACTTCGCCTACGGCAAGGACAGCGCCGGCAACATCATCTCCTTCAACATCTGGGACCAGGAAAGGGATGCCGGACGCCAGTTCTTCACCACGGGCCACTCCCAGGGCTATGCGCTCAGCATGAGGGGCGGCACCGAGCGGGTGCGCTATTACCTGGCCACCGACTGGGACGACCAGACCGGCATCGTCCACTACAACTGGAACAAGGTGTTCAATACGCGCGCGAACGTCTCCGTGGTGCCGCACGAGTCGCTCCAGATCGACATGAGCACCGGCTACGTGAACGGCACCACCAGCTTCATGCAGCAGCGGACCTCGTGGGGCGTCTGGGAACAGGCGCAGTGGTCGACTCCCGAGGGCGTCGACACCCGGCTGCGCGGATTCCTGCGCGCGCGCCCCGAGTCCATTGAGGAAGTCGAGGCGACCCGCGACAACTCGCGCTTCATCGGCAGCCTCACGCTCAACCACACGCCGTTCGACTGGCTGACCCACAGGGCCGTGATCGGGCTGGACCAGGCCCATGAGGAGAACCGCAGGCTCTTCCCGCGCCATCCGACCGGAGCACAGCACGACTTCGGCGGCCTCTCGCTGGGGGATGTCGTCGTCGAGCGCCCGTACACCCGCTACATCACCTTCGACTACGCCGCCACGGGAACGGTCAACCTGAGCGACTTGACCCTGCGGAGTTCCGTTGGCGCCCAGTACTACTCCAAGCAGCTCGAGACCGTGATCAGCACCGGGAAGACCTTCCCGGCTCCCGCCATCACCTCGCTCGCAGGCGCGGCCAGCACGACGTCCACCGAGGACTTCGTGCAGAACAAGACGATGGGCGCCTACGTGCAGCAGGAGATCGGCTATCAGGACCGCATCTTCGTCACCGGCGCCATCCGCGGCGACGACAACTCCGCCTTCGGCGCCGACTTCGACGCGGCCATCTATCCGAAGCTCTCCGGCACCTGGGTCCTCAGTGAAGAGGACTTCTTCGATGTCGGCTGGGTGAACTCGCTGAGGCTGAGGACGGCGTGGGGCAAGGCCGGGCAGCAGCCCGACGTGTTCGCTGCCGTGCGGCTCTATGAGCCGGCGGTGGGCCCGGCCTCGCAGGCCGCGGTCACCCCCGACGAAGTGGGCAACCCGGAGTTGGGCCCCGAGGTCAGCACCGAGATCGAGACCGGGTTCGACGCCGGTCTGTTCGACGACCGCCTCCTGGCCCAGGTGACCTACTACCAGCAGGACATCCGGGACGCGCTGGTCTCCCTGCCCGTGGCTCCCAGCCGCGGCTTCCCCGGCTCCCAGTCCGTGAATCTGGGGCACCTGAAGAACTGGGGCTGGGAGGTCAACCTCAACGGACGGGTCTTCGACGGCGGCGCCCTCGCCGTGGACCTGGGCGCGAGCCTGTCGCACAACCGGAACCGCGTGGAGGACGTCGGCGACCTGCCTCCGACCAACACGCTGCGCGAAGGCTTCCCCTTCCCGGCCATCTTCGACGAACTGGCGGTGAGCGCCGAGATCGATCCCTCAACCGGGCGGCTCATCAAGTCGTCGATCATGTGCGACAGCGGCACCGGAATCAACGGCTGGGAGCAGGGCGGGTCGCCGGCTCCGTGCAACAGCCGGATGGAAGTCTTCTACGGACCGCTCCAGATGCCGTGGGAGATGGGCTACAACCTGACCTTCACCTTCTTCAACAACCTCAGGCTCCATGCCCTGGTCGAGCACCGCATCGGCGGCTACGCCACCTCGTCGGACGTTGCCGGCAAGCACATCCACTTCCAGACCTCGCTCGCGGCCAACGAGCGCACCAACCCGCTCTTCCTGGCGCGCGCGGACGAGAACTTCGGGAGCGGCATGGTCTACAACGGAGGCTTCGCCCGCCTCCGCGAGATCAGCGCCAACTACCGGCTGCCCCAGTCGCTGGTGGAGCGCTCGGGAGCCTCGCGGGCGTCCGTGAGCCTCGGCGCGCGCAACCTCGCGATGCTCTGGGTATCCCAGCCGGACATCTGGGGTGAACCGATCCACGATCCGGAGGCTCGGCGCACCTCGGACACCAACACGGGCTCCAACTCGAATGTCCCGCCCACCGCGTCGTTCAACCTGACCATGCGGGTCACGTTCTGA